The genomic window ACTCTCCCTAAACACCAGAACATTTCTCAAGTTATATCTATTGTGTTGTAGCCAAAAGTAGGATGTCAGGATTTGCTCTGTACAGTCACTCAGAACCAGACGAGCTGCACGGTGCcaaagaaaagttaaatgaaaatatgaactCAGGTCTGTCTAGAAATGTTTACTCTATAGCCGAGCTTCTCAGTTAATGATTGATCTGACTGGATTTGATCTTCTCTTTCCAAACACATACCTCTCTGTCAGATGCTGCATTACCCCACGACTGTTAGGGTGAAGCACCATCTCCTCTTTAACGATAATCTTccatttagttttgtgtttcagtagGTCAGCAGGAAATCCTGCAGGCACAAGATGATTAATGACAACGTTTGCTTTTTCCTGGCTTTCGTAAGAGAGAAACTAAAGAAGTGGCCTCTCTTGCTACTGTGTGTCAACTTTAGACATTTCTGTGGATACCTGGAAATAAAGGGAGATGGATGTTTTTATGTGCTTGTggaaattatttgttttaaggGGCCACCTGGAGagactgattttaaatatgTCCACTTGTTTCGTCAGCTCAGCCCCACTGGGAACACCGTGGAGCAGGAACAGCTCGATCCTCAACAGGAAGTCAAGTCTGCACATGAAGGCAccaaactgcatttaaatatCTCTGGGTGTCCTCCAGCTTCTCTCCACTTCTCTTTAGTCTCTTCCCTTCTGACATCCTGAGAACCCAGCCAAAGAGGATCTGCTGAGTGCTGACTCTCAGCAAATGACGAGAGCAGACGGCCAAATTTTGACAGGAAAACTCAACCATGCTGTTGATTAAATCCAGTGGGATCACCGAATCAAAATCCAGCATGCTTAATTGCCAATTGGAAGAGTCAACTTTAGAAGTGATGAATatggaaagagaaaatacaGGCAATGAAATAATAaccaaacatattttaaacaagGTGTCAAGGTTAAAGGGCTTTTCTCTTTTAAGCTTCAAAGTCCCAGTATCACTGAATATTCTCCACAAACCAATTTGCAATTAGTGCTCATTCACTAAACGCAAGGCTCTTAGGTTTACAGCATGTGTCCTGGTGTGAGCTACATTTGGCAGTGAGAGGAGCATTTCATTTTTCGTAAGAAAAGTCAGTGATCTCCATGACGATTTGTCAGGCTTGGATCCATCCCACATAAACCCAAATAACCCCAGACCCGTGGTGATTTATCACACACTGCTGTCTAAACGATGTCCACAAGCCATTAGACTCACTAGTGACTGTTACACAACTGCAAAGAATTAGCCAGACACTCTCACACCCTCTTGCTAAAACaatcttttcctctctttcctaTATAGCACAGGTTTTCTCAGAGGGAGATTTTTAGGTGTAGAAATGTTAATTCTTGAATAGACTGCTAACAGAGGCCGAAGAGATCAAGCTATACAGAGCTGGTGAAATATAGGCTACTGTATGCACCTATAGGCTGCTCCATTTGAAAACTTGAGGCGTCTTTCCTGTCCTCCAGGTCTTTTCAGTAGCCATGATGAATCCATCAGCCTGTCAGGCTCAGGTGTCAAATCTTTCCACAAAGCTCTGCCACCTCCGACTCACTGAAATGTCTGGTTTCTGGCTCTCAGCGCCTGGTGGAGAGTTCGCTCTTGCCAAAGCACTCAGACTCAGGCTCAGACCCAAACGGGTGCCCTGAATTTAGCTCTGTCACCCTCTCTGCCAGGAACAACGGAGCACAAATGCTGGAAACTTTTACCTTCATGATGTtgacacttcttttttttttttttttttaatgcctcCATTCCAAATGGGACAATGACTGCTTGTGTAGCTGAAGAAATCTACATGGAACAATGCGGGACAATTTTGAAGTGGAGCACAGAAATATGATGACAAAGCAAGCGGAGAAAGTACATTTGAAGATGCTACTGTCCATCTAGGAAGGAGTCAAATGACCACTATGCATTGCCCATCCACACAAAGGAGGTGCGAGAGCTAGAGGGCTGGTACCTTCTTCTTAGCTACTTGGCTATAAGATCTACTTTTATGGTTGCGACCTTTCTCCTATCAAACTACATAGACATCTGTCACCAAAAGACATGAGTGGTAGCAGCAACCagtcagaatatttttttttaagtttctatGTATATTCCTCTCCCACCCCACAGCTATCTTTGAAATGtagcattaacattaacagtgtTACGCAAGACGAGATCAAATCTGTGTGTGGCAAAGGAGGCCATAATTTGAATCAGTAAGAAACACAGTATGAGGCGGCTACGCACTCCCACAACTTATGCCCtgacaatgaaaataatgatGTGAAGCAAAGCCACACGAGTCCTGTTTGCATGCTGGTGTGCACTCACTGAAAAACCGCACCAATAGCTGAGCTCTGAGTGTGTTTGAagaaattcaaacaaacaagagTGTTTGAAAATTATTTCTAAAACTCATCAGTATGCTCAGACATCATCTTTGCATGCATTCCTTAGGCGCCTCATAGAAACTGAAAACGGGATAAGCCACACACTTGGActtatgtgtctctgtgtgtggacATTTTCAAATTTTTGCATAAAGAGGGGCTTTATTGGCCAGTAAAGAAAGAAGTAGTGGAACAAGGAGAAGGgagtaaaaagaaagatgtaTTAGAAGATGAGTTAAACTCAGTGACTGAGACATTTCCCCAGtattttcctctcttctctccagaGGCTAAAGAAACTCTATCCTGAGCGAGTTCCATCGCTTTTACGAGTTGTGGAAGAGGGAAATAATTTTTGGCACACCCAGACTTTTACAGTGCAAATGTAGGCCACATTTAGACAAACCATCATCTTATAAATGGGGacacttctgtttttaaagtctgGAAAAGTTTCCCAAATGAAACTACTTTGTGTGCTTATATTTATGGCTTTGATAAATTTGAACTGATTTGTTGTCCTTCTTTCCAAATGCAGTCAGCTGTCATTACTTTGTCTGCAGTCCTGCAgtctttttcctccatcagtAGTTCTAAATGCAGTCCCAAAAAAGTCCCAAAAGGCTTGTCTGTCAGATATAACAATCATTACCATGTAACAATACAGTCAAGCTAcatcaaaatgtaataattcacTGATGAATTTTCAAAGTGTTTAAATATAACACTGTTtctgaaagttttttttatcttgattgATTTACTTAGACAAAAGAACACAATAAAACTAAGAGTGCTGATTCCAGTCAGACTGGAGTCTGGTCACCAGGTGTCCATTTAAAACCAGTTCACCTCTACATCACAACACAAAGGGAGAGACCTCTGGAATGCGACATCCCCTCTGGCAAACTGGCCAATCCTAATTActgacagaaagagagcaaTCCCTTGGATGACAGGTGATGGGCCAGCTGGAAACCATTTGCATAGATATAGTAACCTTGATATGCACTTAATTATAAAGTTTTTGCTAAGAAAATAAGCTCATGAAAAGCAGTGACCCAGAGGGTGCCACTAGTGGTAAACCTTGGAAAACACTGCCCTCTTCTGGTAATACTGTGAGATAAAGAATAGtgcattaatacatttttaaatgatttctcaCACTAGCCTTAAGTTTAGGAGGTTTAAACTATCAAGTTATATGTTTAGCTCTGTAAACATAAGGATTTTGTTAACTACATTTGATTTTATCTTTGAGGCACTGGTGTCTGAGCAGGCCCCGTTTTTCCAATTGAGATTTCAATAATTTTATTGAACTGGAGCAAACTTTGgtgtaagaaataaaataatatttcaaacaATAAGAACATGTGGATAGTCATCATAAATGATTGTGCCATAGGACACAAACTAATGCTAAGCTAATAATGGTAACCATAAAAAACAGTGAGTTGTTTGTTAAAATTTTATATAAATGTCTTATCAAATTTGGTAAGaggtttaaaataaactattacCAAATTAAACACTAACAGCACAGTGAAAAACAGTGCTCTTGTATTATGGTACTGCATCTAAACTAAAGAGAAACATCTGAACTGGAACCTTGGTGCTGGTTACCACTGCACAAtccctgtatttttttttaaatcttttaccTAACTTTCTAACATTAGCTTTAAAGGCATCTCtggaaacaaaataatgaataaacaaGCTTGtgcaatttaaattatataattttattattattatacatcaAAAACAGACTGCAGCAATGTCAATTTAGTGTAATGCAATCTGACAAAGACACAGGTCACTATGGTTTTATCTGATTCCTAGTATTGATGTCATTTTTCGACATAAACAAATTCCAGCTGTGATGTGCCTTTGAAAAAAGCCCGGTGGTTGAAGGCAGACCTGAGATTAAAAAGCATTTGCAAATAATTGACGTTCACTTGAACCTGTGCATGTTTTCCATATGACAGCAATATTACAATGTGATGTCAACCAGTATGGGAAGCATTTTAACGTCAGTTCAATCAACTTTAATGGAAGTGACCAGAGGCCAGCAGTATGTTTGAACAGTAAAACTATCGTCACTGTTATATTTCATGCAAGGAAAAACTAAGAATTATTTGCAACTACTATTTGATCAAAGTCCAGATCTGGGTGAGAGGGGTTGTTGGGGATGTTTGACTTCTAGACTACTTTTTGGCAATCTGGAGACGCTCGCTCACATTCTCCCAGTTGATGACGTTCCAGATTGCTTTAACATAGTCCGGTCTTACATTTTTGTACTGAAGGTAGTAGGCATGCTCCCACACATCAATACCAAGGAGCGGGATGAGACCTGAGGGGCAAAGATAGGAAAAATAACTCTAAGTGCTATTTCATATTTGACTTGTTGacaaaagacatttttccaCTGACCTGTTGTTCCCTGCAGGGGATCCTGGTTAGCACAGGCAGCAATACGAAGTCTTCCACTGTCCTTGTCATAGCCTAGCCAGCCCCAGCCTGAACCCTGCACTGCAACTGAGGCAGTGGAAAACTTCTCCTTCATCTTCTGGAAGGAACCAAAGTCTCTTTTGATGGCCTCCATCAGCTCTCCTACAAGAAGCAACAAAGTCACGTGCCATTTCAGAGCAATGGTACTTAACAAGATGATATGATACCAACTGAAAATTACAACATGACTTCACACTTGTGGCTCAGAAACAGGCAAAAGGAGCATTCCTGCAGATCTATGTGGTTTACACAAGTATAACATGTGTAAACCACGAAGACtcacataaaaagcaaaaatactaAATGATAAATCAGTGATATGGACTGACTCCTTAGGAGTGCTGGTTGGTCATATGACACAATGTCACAATTTCCACTTTTATGTTAGAGAGTATCTTAGAGTCGATGTTTATAAAGAATATGTTGCTAGATGCAGATTTGAGACAAGTGCAAAACAAGCCTGTGTTTTAACCCGCACCCTGTGGCTCCCCTCCACCGTTTGGAGAGAGGTTTGTCCAGAAGATAGTGTGGTTAATGTGACCTCCTCCATTAAACTTCAGAGCAGGCTGAAGGGCAACCTGTGCTGTCACATCTCCTACAATACAAGACAAATATCTTCAGGTGAATCAAAAACACTTCCATCTCTAGTCTTGATACACAGCAGCAGATGACTGATTACTTTGCCTAAGTATATACGAACCCTTTGCAAGGGCCTCTTGATACTTCTCCTCTGTGACGTTGAGGTTGTTAACATATGTGGCGTGATGCTTGCTGTAGTGCAGCTGCATTATCTCTGCACTGATGTGAGGCTCTAGGGCACCATAGTCGTACGTCAGGTCAGGGAGCGTGTGCTTCTGCCTCGATACAGATACTTGGTTGATAGTTTGGTTAAGGCTGGCTGCACACCTGAAAACAGATGAGAACCAAAGCATtagaaaaagtgaaatataGTTTTAGTAACATTTAGATTAGCCATGAAACATTTCCAACTGTTCAACTGTGGTATGTAGTGGTAAAATTTACTTTGCTACCAATAATGCTAGTGTGGTTAAAGTTACTAATGCATTATATTAGTCCACAATACCCAGTGCAGGTAAGAttaacagtttaaattaaaactggtCATTTTAAGCACCCGTCATGAGGTCAACCAAATTACTAATCCTGCTTGTGGATTAAGTGTGAAGCAGGTGTTTCTGAAAGTTGTTTGAGGTGTTGGGACCGAATTATCTGTGTATTAACAAGTGTGTCCAATTATTACAGCACTTAGTGGAGAATTCAAAGATTCCCGTCAATGCATGACTAAACTTTAATGAACCAAACATCTTTATTTAATACGCCACAAGCTAATCTAGTTGAGCTGCTAACGTGAGTTAGCATGCTAACGGTTAGCTTGAATAAACAAGTTCAAGTTCATGGACAACGACAGCTGGCAGGAGTCCGCTGTCCTCATTCACTGCTCGTTCAGAACAGAATAATGAGCGAACAATTGTAAGCCGACATCAGTTTACCTGCGTATTTGACCAACTCTGCAAAGCATGTTCAAGAAAATGCCCACACGACCACAGCACAGAGCAAACACGCCGAGAAATGAGCTGCCCTTGAAATGTGCGACTCCAACTTGACAGCACGGTCGACCGTACCATTCTCATCAAGTGGGGGGAGTTAACGAGTGTGCAGGCATTACATAACCCTCATCTGAGACGACTGAAGCCACAAGTCCTCACAGAAATATTGATAGACATGTAAAGACATGTGTGACTAAAACAACGTGACATTCgtatacacatttaaatataataaatataatctaaATGAATCCCTCCCTCTCCAGaattttttaattcactgttctGATTGCTGTTCAGTGCCCTTAGTAAAAGTGCATTGGATCATAAGAGCGCAGCAGAGGTTTTATTGCAAAAACAATTGTGCCTCTGGAGAGTTATATCTCTAAATTATGTTACATTACTTCTTACGTTTTGTCAGTACGCATATGGGTGtatgaattataaataaaattaaatatgacaaCAAACAATGTGAATAATTGCATAGATgtgctttccttttttaacaAAAGTAACAGTAAGGTCAAGAATCACGTGAACGCCTCTTCCATCACCGTGAAGGCAACGGCAGAGATCGTCTATGTTAAGGCAAATGAATCACTCACGAGTAAAAAGTGTGTGCACACGAGTTatttgatggatggatgtaaGGCTCAATAATTTCATAATTGTTTCATTTGACAGCGACAACTGACTAAAATAAGAAATTGATAATTAAATTAGTTGATaacaaaaaaacccaacttGGGTATGGGCTTCACTGAATAATGACAAACCCCTTTCAATATTTTCTGACTTGTTATGCATTGACCAATCAATCAGTTAATACATTTGTATTGATAATTATAGATGCAGCCTTCTGtgatacaataaaatacaactttgtttcctgtgtccacgcacacacacacacacacacacacacacacacacacacacacacacacacacacacacacacacacacacacaaaataaatcaatcgAATAAAAAGTACCCTACTTCAGTGGTGCAAATCTCTAAGAGATCTGTGTTTGGTCAAATTATATAGGTAAATGTAGTATCCGAGCGTTGGTGGTGCCTTATATTGATGCTACCTGCCTTGTTGCATTGATAAACAAAGTTTTAATCTAAATTTGAACATTAGtacaacaaaagtaaaaaaacataacaaaacagagAACGAAGAAATGTCATGTCTCATGTGTGAGAAATAAATAACTATTAGAGAGAAGCATTTTTCCAAGTATGTCTTGAGCCACGTTTCAGAATCCGGAAAACGACGCAGAGTGAGACCTCTTTGTCCTCCTCTAGTCTCTGGTCGTACTCCGcagcagggggggggggagcgGCGGCAGCGCGGCCACAGCCATTCTGTCCTGCCGTCGGCGAGGAAGATGGTGATTACGCCGAAGCGAGCAAACTACACATAAATCCACAGAAAATCTTAACCTAGGTACACATTTGCGTCCTATAAATACGCAGAGAAGCTGAGGGGTTCCGGAAACATCGAAAGAAACAAGCCCGGTAAGTGTATTTTGGTGACTGAAGGCCTGATATCTGGAACCAACAGCCCGCTACTTTCAGGAAAAGGAGCTCAAGGGAGGGAGTCATTTCCTTCACCGCCATTTTGTGATAACAAGGAGGCGAAAGAAGCCAAGAATCTGAATGCTGCCAGGCTGAACATAAAGAGCATATTTTAGCTTAACACTTTAATCTACGTTTCAAGTCTCAATTCATTTTAACAGCGGATGCAAAACGTTATAAGCAGCCAACGGTTAACGTTCACCTCGGTTAGCATGTTTTCCTAGTGCTTGCTAACGTTGTCCATCGCTGCTTGTTGCCACACCAGCAAACGTTTGTGTCGACAGCTGCTCTTGTTCACTGGTAATGTTAACTTTTGTTTGGCCAGTCTGATAGTTAATGTTGGTGGCCACTCACAGCTTCGTTTGTTACGCGAACACCGCCGCATTTTAGTTATCAAAGTTGTCCTAGGCTATATGTCATGTTTGACTGCGTGTGGACAAACAGCTAGTGCGctttagctaaaaaaaaaaaatgatgcagtTTCTTCTCACACACGTCGAGCTGCGATTAATGATCTTTctctttattattcatttatagaCTTCGCCATGACCAACGAGGAGCCTCTACCCAAGAAGGTGAGTGTTTGGTTTTCCAATTGAGACACTTTTAGTCGACAGGAAAACAACTCTTATATGCAGAATTCGTGTGTGTCTTTATCTAACCAGTCCTTGGTTTTCTTCACACACAGGTTCGCCTGAGTGAATCTGACATGAAGACCCTGACTAGAGAGGAGTTATGTACAAGGTAGGTGACCACTCTACCACTGGATATTAATGCTGTTGTAGAGAAACCAGATCTTTGTTGACACATGTTCTGCTTCTCATAGGTGGAAACAGCATGAAGCGTACATCCAGGTCCTGGAGGCAAAATATGCAGAGTTATGCTGTAAGTACATTTGCTGctacataaatataaatgtaaaagagCATGATTTCTGTTGCCAGCATCTTTGCCTGCAACAGTCAGTTGTGCAATTGGAATTTCTTTTGATGCATTTGCTTTTCTGCCTCTCTTCATCGGCTTAGCCAATGATGTAACAGGGCTGAAGGAGTCGGAGGAGAAGCtcaagcagcagcaacaggagtCGGCACGCAGGGAGAACATCTTGGTCATGCGACTTGCTACTAAGGAGCAAGAAATGCAGGAGTGCACAGTATGTATCAGTTCCTCTGCTTTCTTAATGTTTTGGTTATGACTATGGgatttgagttttatttgttttaaggGGAGAGTATGTGAGTCAGTccttaagttaatgtggagtttTTGAGATGCAGGCTGCCGTGCCCAGCATGTCTGAACCAATATGTTTGCTCTGCTCATTAATGCTTGTGTATCAGAAATCCCACAAGTCGTACTGTATTAATTTTCTTGTATTGTTTAGTTCCAATATTTGTAAAGCAGCAGTCAACAATTACTTTAACGGATAATGGAatagtaaattaattaatcatttgcGATAAATTCGTTATTGACGAATGAACATCACACATTGCCAGATTTTGTTTATATGTGCTTTCCTAGTCTAATTAACAACAAACCGACTGAAAGTATCCAGTATATAAAAGTATGAAATTGCAAAAGTCAAGCAACAGTTTTTCACCAAATGTTTTGTACTTGAGTAAGCAGTGTATCAAAATTGGAATCCTGTATGTTGACCAAACTATTAATGGACATACTTTCTGCCTCACACTATAccctgttttcattcattgcTGTGGTATGCTTGCTAAAGGTAAACAGTGTCAAGTCTTTCGCTCATCAGACTGACAACTCAGTGGATCACCCAGTGGCTGTAAAGCAGCACATGCCATTCTTATAGGGCAGTTAAgatgaacacaacacacacacacttccagcTTGAGGCTAGAAAGGTTTTACCTTTGGaactttgtcattatttttccttttaactaCTTAGCTGTAAAGAAAGGAATGGCTTAAATCCCATGATAGTTGTTGTATTTTAATGCAACATTTGCCAGTCCTGCAACTTTGTAAAGTATTCAAATCAGTTCTGTGGAAAGTTGAATTCCGTATTTCTGACTTTGACAGCTGTGTGTtctatttattaattttgttttttgctagTTTTCATTCCATGAAAATTCTTTGCTAGTAGTGTCTAGAAAAACTGCCAATATCTaacttttattctttaattcaAATGGCATACATGTAATATAGGAATAagaatcatatttttaattgtataaTAGCTCTAGCTTTCGAATTATGTTATGATGATTTAAATTTTGTAATTGTGTAAGACTTACAAATTATACTGTTTTAAAAGGCATCACACTGAAATGTCTTGAGTGCTCATCTTTAGtcatctctctcccttttcacACTTTTATTAGTAGAGCTGCATTTTACCAATCACTAATGCCTGTTTGTTTTATCCCGTAGACCCAGATCCAGTACCTCAAGCAAGTCCAGCAACCGAGTGCGGCCCAACTGCGGTCATCCATGGTGGACCCATCCATCAACTTGTTTTTCCTCAAAATGAAGGCTGAACTGGAACAGACTAAAGACAAACTGGAGCAGGCCCAAAATGAACTGAGTGCCTGGAAATTTACACCTGATAGGTAAAGACAATCAAAATAACTCCCCCCTCAAAAAAGTCAAGACTTCCTCACGCCCCCCACCCTCACTCTCACTGCAGGCATGCAGGAACAATGGTGGGGGGGAAGGCTGACAAATGCTGTACTCACCACGAGACTCAGACTTTACAAAAAGCCAgtcactgcaaaacaaaactgtttttgtacTCTCGCACTGTGCCAGCTACATATCACATAACCTAAAGTGAAAAGACAGTATGGTCAGGTGACACTTGTGTTTCAGCTCTCTCCCCTCGTATTCCCTCACCGTCCAAGGGCCTGAAGGAGTCCGGACTCTTCCTGAAGAGGTGGTCACTCACTTCCCTACATGGATATGCCCTCACCGCCCCCTCAGCTCAAACCAGACAGCTCACAGATTAAATTGGGGGGGTTATGGTGGAGATTGAGTCAGGCAGGGAACATCCCTAGCCTAAAACAACAAttgaacattttaaagacaattCCCATACTTGGTTTATAAAGACATTTAACTGTGGATTACACCACACACGTACCTGCTAGTCTGCCTGAGAAACGTAAAGGCATTTTGGACAGTCTAGATACATTGCACTAACATGAGGAAGGTTCTAGGATTTAAAAGTAAGACTTTGGGGGAAAGAGCCACTAGAAATGATGTTAAGACCGTGAGTGGAGCCAGATCTGCGGTCCACAAGGGACTCTGGTTCAGGCATGAGAGTCCAGTCGCCTGTGTCTCAGAACATAGGCCCATTTACGGTAgagtgtatttacatgttttattttgttacttgtttatttttattggcatgttatttgacatttctcttgtttctctaAAACActtactgcagtgtgtgtgtgaaccaaGAAGCAACACTGGCTTTGATTGTTTACGCGACTATTTGCactttaataatgaattaagcTTTGCTTAATTCTTCTCCTATGTTGAAACACATTGCTGTAGGTGTCATGAGACTTGTTTTCAAGTTGTGATTGCAAATGTCTTTAACAAGTCATGTTATGTTGATGacaatgtatttattgtatttatgtgtatttttgtgatTGACCTCACAGTCTCTCCCTCAGCTATTTACACTCAAATCAGATtagacttttgtttttcctcccttGTGTGGCACAGATCTTTAGCGACTGTTTTCAAAATAAGTGCTCACTATGAAATCTTTTATGgttgtctttaaaaaaaggtttattcaCACATTTCTCACACAAATGGTGAGATTTATGCTGGCAGTGTATACACAGCCTGTTGAAAGCTAAAAGCATCTTAGTGATATTCATGATTTTGTAACTATTAAGagtaaaatatgcaaatgttaaAGAGGAACATAGATGGATTTTGATCAGTTTTCTGAGATGATATGAAATCACCAGTTTAACAATTTCTGGTTTCAGATGGTACAGATGCTGAATAATTAGCCATTATtgttcatttactgttttatattcaAAGGTCCCTGGCCAGATCACCTCCATAGGCATTTATACATAGCAGTTAATTATGACTTGAAGTAATTTGTATCTCCTGTCTGAATTTTAAGCATCTTGAAGTAGGACTTTTTAAAAGCATATCACAATAATTGCTAATGTAAAATGAACAGGTGTGTTGGACTGTTGGAAGATTTCTTGACCTGTGGTAAAGTTTTAGAAAGCAGCATTATAATCAAATTCATTTTACTCTTGAAACACCTGCTcctctgtatttaaatgataaatgcacAAAGCAAGTGCCTCCTTGTGCAGTGCACACTGCATTATTTCCTCGTAATTGAGGGTTGATATTTAAATTGTAGGTTGTCTTTGTAGAGTGCCATTCTAATATTTACTCTGCCTGTTCTTCACACTCAGTTTAGCAAGTAATACTGATTGACTACTGAATTCAGTAGCAGTAAAAGTAGTAGTGGTAAAATTAATACTGTTGTAATTGTTTACCTTTCTTCAAAATGCAATGTAGGGAATGAGTTGATGTTTAATAGTAGGTGCTTTAGGTCCTTAGAGTTATTAATTGATACTCTTATAACATTTAAAGTTAGTTTGTACTTATGATCTTtttacaagaaaataatttaccTATATTTGTACAAAATTATTTGCTTCAGTGGAGTGCTGAAATTTTTAATTTGCACTGGATTGGAATAGACCTAATGAAAACCCTGGTGACGGGATGGCCGGGTTAGAGAGTTTCTGTTGACTTGAGTCATATTGAAAAGGTTTATGTTGGAACAATTCGTTGCCATCTTTTTGGCTGTTCATTGTCTCCTGGTTCACTATGTGATGTGAGACTTGTTTCCCTTACAGCCAAACGGGGAAGAAGCTGATGGCCAAGTGTCGAATGCTGATTCAGGAAAACCAGGAGTTGGGCAGGCAGCTGTCACAGGGGCGCATCGCCCAGCTGGAGGCTGAGTTGGCTCTGCAGAAGAAGTACAGCGAGGAGCTCAAGACCAGTCAAGATGGTAAGACTACTGGCAGCATCTTGAAGTGTGACTTTTAATTTGTGCAACTTTTATCATATCATGATGGTTTGATTTATGATTTTGTCCTTTGTTGTTGATCTTCCATTACCCCACAGAGTTGAATGACTTTATCATCCAGCTAGATGAGGAGGTAGAGGGGATGCAGAGCACCATCCTtgtcctgcagcagcagttaaAAGAGACCCGCCAGCAGCTGTCTCAAACTCAGGGGACTTTGGCCGGAGGAGGACCCAGCAGGACTTCACCCACTGCTTCGGGCTCATCAGCAGAACCGTCACCATCCAACCAGCCTGAGCAGGCGAGCGCACCAACTGAACCAATGGGCAAAGACTATGGCAGGGTCTCCAATGGACCAAGCAATGGCAACTCCTCCCAGAGAAGTGAAACCACTACACCCAGCCTGTATCGGGAGGTCAGCAGCACTGAGGAAGACTTTCCTATGTCTCCTATGGTTTCCAGTCCTGGTGAAGCAGAGACCAAACTGTCCAACCACTCAGAGGAGGCATCA from Anabas testudineus chromosome 24, fAnaTes1.2, whole genome shotgun sequence includes these protein-coding regions:
- the sod2 gene encoding superoxide dismutase [Mn], mitochondrial, yielding MAVKEMTPSLELLFLKFARFGVITIFLADGRTEWLWPRCRRSPPPCCGVRPETRGGQREWYGRPCCQVGVAHFKGSSFLGVFALCCGRVGIFLNMLCRVGQIRRCAASLNQTINQVSVSRQKHTLPDLTYDYGALEPHISAEIMQLHYSKHHATYVNNLNVTEEKYQEALAKGDVTAQVALQPALKFNGGGHINHTIFWTNLSPNGGGEPQGELMEAIKRDFGSFQKMKEKFSTASVAVQGSGWGWLGYDKDSGRLRIAACANQDPLQGTTGLIPLLGIDVWEHAYYLQYKNVRPDYVKAIWNVINWENVSERLQIAKK
- the wtap gene encoding pre-mRNA-splicing regulator WTAP, whose product is MTNEEPLPKKVRLSESDMKTLTREELCTRWKQHEAYIQVLEAKYAELCSNDVTGLKESEEKLKQQQQESARRENILVMRLATKEQEMQECTTQIQYLKQVQQPSAAQLRSSMVDPSINLFFLKMKAELEQTKDKLEQAQNELSAWKFTPDSQTGKKLMAKCRMLIQENQELGRQLSQGRIAQLEAELALQKKYSEELKTSQDELNDFIIQLDEEVEGMQSTILVLQQQLKETRQQLSQTQGTLAGGGPSRTSPTASGSSAEPSPSNQPEQASAPTEPMGKDYGRVSNGPSNGNSSQRSETTTPSLYREVSSTEEDFPMSPMVSSPGEAETKLSNHSEEASGTQTADGRAGGPVGFGSQLSAGYESVDSPTGSETSLTQHSNDTDSTTDPHDDKAALVTKGTRTAGSRHAQNGLDSSTSDSAAL